A section of the Candidatus Firestonebacteria bacterium RIFOXYD2_FULL_39_29 genome encodes:
- a CDS encoding DEAD/DEAH box helicase, with the protein MKLHFDANQEFQLEAVKSVVDLFQGNPMNKGDFEYSLSGDAEGSTINEYGVGNRLFVDEDKIKENLGEVQRGNGLVGVPDFAGMHFSIEMETGTGKTYVYLRTIYELNKKYGFKKFIIVVPSVAIKEGANKNLEITKEHFQGLYDNVPVNHKIYDSGRTAELRNFALSNTVEILVINIDSFAKDTNIINQARDSALGKKPIEFIQSTSPIVIVDEPQNMETEIRKKALENLKPLCTLRYSATHTNLYNPVYSLNPVKAYDLGLVKQIEVDSVFAEGGFNQAFISLEELKSAKKSVSASIRIDVNTDKGVTKKTFTVKSGDDLYELSNEREAYKEGYKINSIDVSNGCIELSNGDVISKGETKGGLQDEVMKVQVDKAVKEHFHKQRNLKENGIKVLTLFFIDRVANYRSYDEAGKEVPGKFALWFEEIYKKYANEAKFKKVIPFEVEKVHNGYFAQDKKGKFKDSTSGETQADDDTYKLIMQKKEELLDINNPLSFIFSHSALREGWDNPNVFQICTLNETRSDLKKRQEIGRGLRLSVNQQGDRIRDKSINVLTVIANESYEDFAKKLQKEIHEDCGVEFTGRIKNARDKKNVTFRKGFNLDPKFIELWNKIKQKTTYRVDYNTEELIKDAGKAIKEMPKITKPVIRSEKVSIFMGKEGVKTYMTGSDLPKTVEMKTETPDVLGYIQSKTELTRSTILQILKESGRIADILKNPQMFLDLAVEKIRTILTKFLIDGIKYEKIAGQEWAMMLFEGKEIESYVDNLYEVKNGNKTLASHIIIDSMSEPERKFAEDCDTNNNIEFFIKLPRWFVIKTPIGPYTPDWALIFKGDKKLYFVAETKSTLDENALRGSEYIKVKCGEKHFAEFPDVIYQKVTRVAGLREP; encoded by the coding sequence ATGAAACTGCATTTTGACGCGAATCAGGAGTTCCAGCTGGAGGCGGTTAAATCCGTTGTTGATTTATTTCAGGGGAATCCTATGAACAAGGGGGATTTTGAATATTCTCTGAGCGGGGACGCTGAAGGCAGTACGATAAATGAATATGGAGTTGGGAACAGGTTGTTTGTTGATGAGGATAAAATAAAAGAGAATCTTGGGGAAGTTCAGCGCGGGAACGGGCTGGTGGGTGTTCCGGACTTTGCCGGGATGCATTTCTCTATTGAGATGGAAACGGGTACAGGTAAAACTTATGTTTACCTTCGAACAATTTACGAGTTAAATAAAAAATACGGGTTCAAGAAATTTATCATAGTCGTTCCGAGTGTTGCCATTAAAGAAGGGGCGAACAAAAACCTTGAGATAACGAAAGAACATTTTCAGGGGTTGTATGATAATGTTCCGGTAAACCACAAGATCTATGATTCAGGAAGAACTGCCGAGTTGCGCAATTTCGCGTTGAGCAATACTGTTGAGATTCTCGTGATAAATATTGACTCTTTCGCGAAGGATACAAATATAATTAATCAGGCGAGAGATTCGGCTCTGGGGAAAAAACCGATAGAGTTTATTCAATCTACCAGTCCGATTGTTATAGTTGACGAACCTCAGAATATGGAAACAGAAATACGAAAAAAGGCGCTTGAAAACCTTAAGCCCTTATGCACGCTCAGGTATTCTGCTACGCATACCAACCTGTATAATCCTGTTTATAGTTTAAATCCTGTGAAAGCTTATGATCTGGGGCTGGTAAAACAGATTGAGGTGGATTCTGTTTTCGCGGAGGGCGGCTTTAATCAGGCGTTTATCTCTCTTGAAGAGCTAAAATCCGCCAAGAAATCGGTCAGCGCAAGTATAAGAATAGATGTAAACACCGATAAAGGCGTTACGAAAAAAACATTTACAGTAAAGAGCGGAGATGATTTGTATGAACTTTCCAATGAAAGGGAGGCCTATAAAGAAGGTTATAAAATAAATTCTATAGATGTCTCTAACGGCTGTATAGAACTGTCAAACGGCGATGTAATTTCCAAGGGAGAAACAAAAGGCGGTTTGCAGGATGAAGTTATGAAAGTTCAGGTGGACAAAGCCGTCAAAGAACATTTCCATAAACAGCGGAATCTTAAAGAAAACGGGATCAAAGTGCTTACACTGTTCTTTATTGACAGGGTTGCCAATTACCGTTCTTATGATGAAGCCGGAAAAGAAGTTCCGGGAAAGTTTGCGTTATGGTTTGAGGAGATATATAAAAAGTACGCGAACGAAGCTAAATTCAAAAAAGTAATACCTTTTGAAGTTGAAAAAGTTCATAACGGCTACTTTGCTCAGGATAAAAAGGGGAAATTTAAAGATTCTACTTCCGGGGAAACCCAGGCCGATGATGATACTTATAAGTTAATTATGCAGAAAAAAGAAGAGCTGCTTGATATTAATAATCCTTTGAGTTTTATTTTCAGCCATTCTGCTTTGCGTGAGGGCTGGGATAATCCGAATGTGTTTCAGATATGTACCCTAAACGAGACCAGATCGGATTTGAAAAAGAGGCAGGAAATAGGAAGAGGACTCCGGCTTTCCGTAAACCAGCAGGGCGACAGGATAAGGGATAAGAGTATTAATGTTCTGACGGTTATCGCGAATGAAAGTTATGAGGATTTTGCTAAGAAACTTCAGAAAGAGATACATGAGGACTGCGGTGTTGAGTTTACCGGAAGGATTAAAAACGCGAGAGATAAAAAGAATGTGACTTTCAGAAAAGGATTTAATCTGGATCCGAAGTTTATTGAGCTATGGAACAAGATAAAGCAAAAAACAACTTACAGGGTGGACTATAATACTGAAGAATTGATAAAGGACGCGGGTAAAGCAATAAAGGAAATGCCGAAAATCACAAAGCCCGTTATAAGATCGGAAAAAGTCAGTATTTTTATGGGTAAAGAAGGAGTCAAGACCTATATGACGGGTTCTGATTTGCCAAAGACCGTGGAAATGAAGACGGAGACCCCTGATGTTCTGGGATACATTCAAAGTAAGACAGAGCTTACAAGGTCGACAATACTGCAGATATTAAAGGAATCAGGCAGGATAGCTGATATTCTAAAAAATCCTCAGATGTTTCTTGACCTCGCAGTGGAAAAAATCAGGACAATACTTACTAAGTTTTTAATTGACGGCATTAAATACGAGAAAATAGCGGGGCAGGAATGGGCGATGATGCTTTTTGAAGGTAAAGAGATAGAATCCTATGTGGATAATCTTTATGAGGTTAAAAACGGTAATAAAACTCTGGCATCTCATATTATTATCGACTCAATGTCCGAGCCGGAGAGGAAGTTTGCCGAGGATTGTGATACAAATAATAATATCGAATTTTTCATAAAGCTGCCAAGGTGGTTTGTAATAAAAACGCCTATTGGACCCTATACGCCGGACTGGGCATTGATATTTAAAGGTGATAAAAAACTGTATTTTGTCGCAGAAACAAAAAGCACGCTTGATGAAAATGCTCTCAGGGGCAGCGAGTATATAAAAGTTAAATGCGGGGAAAAGCATTTCGCGGAATTCCCTGATGTTATATATCAAAAAGTGACTAGAGTTGCGGGACTGCGGGAACCTTAA